The Metabacillus sediminilitoris genome window below encodes:
- a CDS encoding monovalent cation:proton antiporter family protein, which yields MHGASVTSLVIVILAAFITPILLHRFKMNFMPVVVAEIIVGLIIGKSGFDIVSQDMWLETLSMLGFIFLMFLSGLEIDFSAFAKGKKKEKLPSGKDAPNTFAVASIVFAGIFVLSLLLSYLFVLIGLIDNAFLMTLIISTISLGVVVPTLKEGGIMNSNIGQIILLVAVIADLVTMILLAVFASIYGGGDSNTWLLLILFAAGVLLYFLGKSFKHRSFIETMSKGTIQIGTRAVFTLIIVLVAISETIGAENILGAFLAGVLVSLLSPNKEMVQKLDSFGYGFLIPIFFVMVGVDLDIWALFKDPKIFLLIPLLLIALLISKIIPIFFLKRWYDLKTTLASGFLLTSTLSLVIAAATVGERMEIITPEISGALILVAVITSIFTPIFFKKLFPKHKTEQAKIKVAFIGANQTSLPVTRELNPELYETIVFHTQQDKIDKQIAESMFEIKEITDFEVETLKEQHAFDVDLIVVATGDEQRNADIALFAKEEEVNRIIASVASPELDMKLKEHGIDVFSTLLSTKTMLRALIEAPGVMKILTNQESMLYQINLSNAKYNNILLRNFPFTGDIIFVRIFRGKDSIVPHGDTDLKVGDRLIVTGSREYVKELKRELELR from the coding sequence ATGCATGGAGCATCTGTTACATCATTAGTTATTGTTATTCTCGCAGCCTTTATTACTCCGATTTTGTTACATCGTTTTAAAATGAATTTTATGCCTGTTGTTGTGGCTGAAATTATTGTCGGATTAATTATAGGGAAAAGCGGATTCGATATTGTATCACAGGATATGTGGCTTGAAACATTGTCAATGCTCGGCTTTATTTTCTTGATGTTTTTGAGTGGGCTTGAAATTGACTTTTCCGCTTTCGCGAAAGGAAAAAAGAAGGAAAAGCTTCCATCTGGAAAAGATGCTCCAAATACATTTGCTGTAGCATCGATCGTCTTTGCTGGTATTTTTGTCCTTTCCTTATTGCTTTCATATCTCTTTGTCCTGATTGGGTTAATAGACAACGCGTTTTTAATGACGCTTATTATCTCAACTATTTCTCTTGGGGTAGTGGTGCCGACTTTAAAAGAAGGTGGCATCATGAATTCAAATATCGGCCAGATTATTTTACTAGTCGCTGTCATTGCTGATTTGGTCACTATGATTTTGCTAGCAGTATTTGCATCAATTTACGGTGGAGGAGATAGTAATACATGGCTGTTATTAATTCTATTTGCTGCAGGTGTATTACTTTATTTCTTAGGAAAATCGTTTAAGCATCGCTCGTTTATTGAAACGATGTCAAAGGGAACAATTCAGATCGGTACTCGTGCTGTATTTACGCTTATTATTGTTTTGGTAGCCATCTCTGAAACAATCGGTGCTGAGAATATTCTTGGAGCATTTTTAGCAGGTGTTCTTGTCTCGTTATTATCACCAAATAAGGAAATGGTACAGAAGCTTGATTCGTTCGGTTATGGGTTTTTAATCCCGATTTTCTTTGTGATGGTTGGAGTAGACTTAGATATTTGGGCATTGTTTAAAGATCCGAAAATCTTTTTATTAATTCCTTTACTATTGATTGCACTTTTAATTTCTAAAATCATACCAATATTCTTCTTGAAACGCTGGTATGATCTCAAAACAACACTTGCATCAGGATTTCTCTTAACTTCAACACTTTCATTAGTGATTGCCGCCGCAACGGTTGGTGAACGTATGGAGATTATTACTCCTGAAATTTCGGGAGCTCTTATTTTAGTTGCAGTCATAACAAGTATTTTTACGCCGATTTTCTTTAAAAAGCTCTTCCCAAAACATAAAACAGAACAGGCGAAAATTAAGGTTGCATTTATTGGAGCAAATCAAACATCCTTACCTGTTACTAGAGAGCTAAACCCCGAATTATATGAAACAATTGTCTTTCATACACAGCAAGATAAAATCGATAAGCAAATCGCTGAATCTATGTTTGAAATAAAAGAAATCACTGATTTTGAAGTGGAAACATTAAAAGAACAACATGCATTTGATGTGGACCTCATCGTTGTGGCAACAGGTGATGAACAAAGAAATGCTGATATTGCTTTGTTTGCAAAAGAAGAGGAAGTGAATCGAATCATTGCAAGCGTTGCTTCCCCAGAATTAGATATGAAACTGAAAGAGCACGGTATTGATGTGTTTTCTACATTACTTTCTACAAAAACGATGCTTCGAGCACTCATTGAAGCTCCAGGTGTGATGAAGATCTTAACAAATCAGGAATCAATGCTGTATCAAATCAACTTAAGCAACGCGAAATATAACAACATTTTACTTCGAAATTTCCCGTTTACAGGCGATATTATTTTTGTGCGAATCTTCCGTGGAAAGGATTCCATAGTCCCGCATGGAGATACTGATCTGAAAGTTGGGGATCGTCTCATTGTGACAGGATCAAGAGAGTATGTGAAGGAGTTAAAACGTGAGCTTGAGCTTAGATAA